The genomic segment CGACCCATCGACCGGGTTGTAAACACCGTATTCAGGATTAGCAAGTCTTGCCAAAGATGCATCTCCAGTCCCGCCTACTACCGCTCCCGGTATATAGGCGAAGACTTCTTTGCCTGTATTCGCATTGAAGGCATGCAGCATGCCATCATTCGCTGCAACATACGCAAGGGGAGTGCGGCCCGTGTTATCCGTAACGAATTTCTTGTAATCTTTGGTGCCGCTCAAACCGTCAAAATAGGTCTCGTCGAGAACGTGCTTGTAAAGGTCAGGCTTTGGATCACCTATTACGACTGGGGTGGAGTTAACGATATCGCCCAACAACGTACCTCGCTTACGCAACACGTCTGTGAGCGGGGATACCACGGAATCCTCATAACTCCGATCCCCTCTTAGATAATTAACGATGTGCGTGCCCCAAGTCGAACCCTTTGGATCCGAAGGGTAAAGGTTATCGCCCAGAGTCGTCAGATAGTTACCCAAAGCCCCCGCTTTAAACTCAATAGGGTTCCCGCTGGTATCTATGGTCCAAATATTACGATCAGCGGCCACCGGAAGCTGGGCTGATGCGCTCCAAGGAGCAACACTGAAGGTGTCGGTTGTCTTATCATAACCAACCGACTTAAGCTCACCGGACCAAGCGCCGGTCATGTAGCTAGCACTATACTGCCTCGTACTCGAGGTCAGAGTCTCCCCGCCACTAAATGAGGGCGCGCCACCTGCACCGGGAGCTGAGGCAATGTCTGCCAGCGCCTGCTTAAGCCCATCTGCGAACTGCTTGGGATCACGTGCAGAAAAGAAGCCCCCATAGCCGTTAATAGCTGCATGCAACATATCGCTGACGTTCTCAATTTTTCCTTGGCCGCCATTGCGCCCCGGAGTGGGCCAACCGTTCCAGCCGCTAACGGCGCTCGAATCACCATTGCGGGCCCAATCGAAAAGTTCAGCAGGTGTTGCCCCTAGGCCACTCACCGTCAACCCCAAACCGACGGTAAAGGTTGTCATATGTTGCCATGTTGCGGGATCGGTCTGCGTTGCCGGAACCTGGTTTTTCTGGCCATCAGTGTTCCCGTTACGCAGATCCGTTTTCCAGTAATAATTAGCAACGTCCGCCAACGTAGCAGTATCGCCGTCTGCAGCACCGCCCACGAAGGGCGCAACAGCTTTATAGTTAGTTGTCGCTGTATTATCAGCCCCTTTGAGGAAATCTGAAGGCGCCGACCCACTCCAGTAACCATCAGACACTAAAATTGCGTATGAAGCCCTGCAGGAATACTCAACCGCTTTACCATTTGCATCAGTATCGAGCCAAGGTTGCTGGGTCTGGTAATAACGTCCCGCGGTCTCCAACGCTCGGCGCAGCGGCGTTCCACCACTGGTCCCAACACCCTCAAGCCAGTTCCAGAAACGTTGTTTCTGCGAACCACTAGAGCCATCACCAAATGGCTCGACCTGTTTGATCTTCATATGGTAATCAAATTGCCCCGAACCAAGGTTGCTGGAACTGGAGTTGTTGATCGCGCCAAAACCAAAACGGTAGGCAGGATCTAGCCCAAAAAACGCACTCATAATGCCGCTTTTGGCGGACAGTGCGCGGGTGCGATAGTAACTGTAATAATTGGCAACGTTCTGGCCGTATGTCGTCGTCTCGCCACCAACGATAAGGGTGTCACTGGCATGATGGCAATTTGTCCAAGCACTACAGCTTTTGCCGTCTTCAACCACTCGATGTTTATCACTGCCATCGAAATAAACAAAGGACGGGGGCGCTTCAAACCTGCACTGTTTATCTTCCCACTCACCACCAGCGCTTTCACACGACTTCTTGCTGTTGTATCTGGTATCAACATACTCACCGTCAGTATCGGAGTAATCCGAATCGTCGAGGATATCGTTGGTAGCGCTGGAACCAAACGGGTTGTTATAACCCTCTGGAAAAGTCGACGCCCCATACCACGAGCCATCGGCTTT from the Marinobacter sp. MDS2 genome contains:
- a CDS encoding pilus assembly protein encodes the protein MKMINTKLESPVAGDSWFPATASNARTFTMASWRFAALTLFAFLPVFSAQAALDSVGVDQTPLVVSEPLPPNVVLLHDDSGSMRRSYLPDDAPRSGDDFRKSSRNRQYYNPETLYTVPPKADGSWYGASTFPEGYNNPFGSSATNDILDDSDYSDTDGEYVDTRYNSKKSCESAGGEWEDKQCRFEAPPSFVYFDGSDKHRVVEDGKSCSAWTNCHHASDTLIVGGETTTYGQNVANYYSYYRTRALSAKSGIMSAFFGLDPAYRFGFGAINNSSSSNLGSGQFDYHMKIKQVEPFGDGSSGSQKQRFWNWLEGVGTSGGTPLRRALETAGRYYQTQQPWLDTDANGKAVEYSCRASYAILVSDGYWSGSAPSDFLKGADNTATTNYKAVAPFVGGAADGDTATLADVANYYWKTDLRNGNTDGQKNQVPATQTDPATWQHMTTFTVGLGLTVSGLGATPAELFDWARNGDSSAVSGWNGWPTPGRNGGQGKIENVSDMLHAAINGYGGFFSARDPKQFADGLKQALADIASAPGAGGAPSFSGGETLTSSTRQYSASYMTGAWSGELKSVGYDKTTDTFSVAPWSASAQLPVAADRNIWTIDTSGNPIEFKAGALGNYLTTLGDNLYPSDPKGSTWGTHIVNYLRGDRSYEDSVVSPLTDVLRKRGTLLGDIVNSTPVVIGDPKPDLYKHVLDETYFDGLSGTKDYKKFVTDNTGRTPLAYVAANDGMLHAFNANTGKEVFAYIPGAVVGGTGDASLARLANPEYGVYNPVDGSQPVPHQFYNDGKLTTQNVYIDGAWKTILVGTTGRGTSRTVYALDITNPADLADPQKAKNAILWERSAGDGKSNDEWIGMALGRPTISLIKESTGAGKWVAHLGNGPNSENGRAALLQFDLKTGDLKVYSAGTSTANGLSAPYVIQKNDTDGVSEYAFAGDLQGNVWRFELKPNGGSVSQPIYVAKDSDGNRQPITADMYATQNPDTGAIWVFFGTGRYLAKSDILESSPKVQTWYGLRALAGPSGLAEAKSTDSRSDLQERTLIAEKSTTGGVFRVTSDGEFSDLTSDGDVGWYMDLVSPVEGREGERIVYQTQLIAGRLIVNTLIPKSSSPCDTSPGGATLIVDPFSGANPGVPVLDADGDGTIDSKDSVTVGGKLYYYNGERYSVGMAGVFTALKASNGNVRLFGSALDSSDVSKETTIGAGGSQRLNWHEIIN